The genomic interval GCCAGGTCATAACATTGTtcgcgcacacgtattgttgttctttatccttccattcaattccagtggtatctagcgatctccacaacagtTGCCCATTaaatgaacacacaaacacacacacacacacacacactgacacacacactcacacacacacacacactcacactcactcacacacacacaaacctacaTACACAGTTTTAGTCAAGGCTGTGTTTCAAAACATTATGAATACCAGTTATTTGATTGTCATTGCTCCAGGAAAGATCGAAGCTGCGAAGAATGGCTACTCTGGAGATAGAGCGTGAAGATGTGAAGTTACCGCAGGATCAAGCCAAGCGTCTGGCATTTGTTCTCTACAACGTGCTGACACCAGAGGTAGGAATATCTGGATACATCCCTTGTGTCTGgatacacagtggaaccccccttttaagacctccacaaatctgagataatcaggttttaaaaaggagggagtcttaaaatgggggtcaatttaTAGAGGCTACGAACAGAAAGTCTAATAAAAGAGCTATAgagtctcaaaaaggagggagtcttaaaatggggtcaATTTATAGAGGCtacgaacagaaagtctgataaaAGAGCTATAgagtctcaaaaaggagggagtcttaaaatgggggtcaatttaTAAAGGCTACGAACAGAAAGTCTAATAAAAGAGCTATAgagtctcaaaaaggagggagtcttaaaatgggggtcaatttaTAGAGGCtacgaacagaaagtctgataaaAGAGCTATAgagtctcaaaaaggagggagtcttaaaatggggtcaATTTATAGAGGCtacgaacagaaagtctgataaaAGAGCTATAgagtctcaaaaaggagggagtcttaaaatgggggtcttaaaaggggggttccactgcatgtATTCCCCTTTCTGTCTGAATATACAATGAATTTTCTTCAAGGATATATAATGTATACCCCTTTTTTgtaatgatgcatccttttctGTCTGGATATACATAATCATTTTCCATCCGAACATGCCCttttccatatatatatatggataaTACCCCTTTCTTTCCAAAGAATATAGGCCCCGGGTATCCTTCGCAGATGATGGCATTATTCTATTTTACTGCGGAATAACAAAAATGCCACGGAAAAACAGGGAATACAAGTTTCTGAAGGGTAGGGCCTCATTTTGCTCATGTTATTTTGTCCTTGTTTCAGGAATGTCAGAAGTATATCAAAGACACGGAAAAGAAGGGGTATGAAAAAGCCCTAGTTAACACAGGTTTTGGGAGGTGAGTATATTGCCCTTCATTTGTTGTCTTCCTGTGTGTCGTTTCTGTATGTAGTTTGCCTAAGTCAGGATCAAGTTTTTACTTTCTTATTATGACTCAGCTTTTATTAAAGCTGTTTTTAAATCGGCGCAGCACAGAGGTTGTGGCATCGTGTGTAGCAGATGATTGCTTTCGTCAGCCTGGCTCGCTCCACCGGATGTTGCGTCAGATGTGGTCGCGCGTGCACCCACACCGACTCTCACAACATCCGACAGACGCTATCTGTCAGCTCCCTGCGTTGTGTTGGATTTAATTAGCTGAGATGACACCATTCTGATGTCATACTTTGGCCTACTCtactcgctctctgtctctttctgcttgtctctctctctttgtcactctctgtctctttctctgtctgtctgactctgtgtctgtccgtctctttctgtctctctctatctctctctgtctgtctctctgtctctgtcagttgctctctctctgtgtctctctctgtgtctctccctgtttgtctctttctgtctctctatcactctttctgtctctctttgtctgtctctctgtctctctcttgttctgtaTGTGGTCGATCAAAATTTGGAATATATATGTCAGTGTGGTGCCAACGTGAATTAATAAAAGAACTTTTAAATAAACTGCTTACATACTGGTTAAAATATTTACGTACAATATTCACATGATggtgtacataatttcatgtgGTTGCAGGCAACAGCTGATGACGGATGTGCGGAACAGCGATCGCTGCATCATTGACAGCATAGAGGAGGCAGACAAACTGTGGCAGCGAGTTAAACCATTCGTCCCCGCTGAGTGGAATGGGCACCAAGTTGCGGGACTGAACGAAAGGTACATTTGCTAGAAATTTGGAAGAGAGTTTCCTCCTTGGTTCTATATGCCATgttaagataagataaaataagaatactttaatgtccattttcattgtacacaaacatggacatttATCTTTTGGCACCATATCACATTACTCATAAcacttattttcttcttcttctgcattcgtgggctgaaactcccacgtacacttatgtttttgcacgagtggatttttatgtgtatgactgtttttaccccgccatttaggcagccatatgccgcttttggaggaagcatgctgggtatttttgtgtttctataatccaccgaatactgacatagattacaggatcttttctgtgcgcacttagtcttttgcttgcgtgtacacacgaagggggataaggcactagcaggtctgcacataagttgacctgggagattggaaaaatcaccacccttaacccaccaggcgcggccgggattcgaacccacgaccttccgctttggaggccggcgtatAATTACCACTAAGCCATTGGGCCCGTCACTCttaacacaaagacaacaaacaaAAGCATAATCGTACATAAGTACACTTCGATGTTTTCATTTCCCCTCTGACCTTTGGAGAGCCACCTTCCAACAGAGGACATGTTCTGTAGCTCCTGTGTCTATTAACTTCACCCCaacatacctgtcatgaaaggccacctgcaaggTAGgaacacttttggctggtcccaaagGTGACCTTTCATCGAAGGTACCAATGTACAACAAAAATAGGTGAAGAAAATAGTCGTCAGCAAACAAAATACCTGAACCTTTAAGGAACAGATGGTGAAGCCAGAAACTTCAGGGTTCAGAGAAAAGCACTAAAGGTCATTTGACCCcctcaaacaaatatatattctGATGGGACACAGTTCAAAGCACCAAGCAGGCAAGGGTGTTGTGGGCAGCATAACTAATGTGAAGGATGGCACAGTGGTTCGTAATTTCAATGCGCCCTTTGGCTCGCTGAAGGGAATCCTTACAGGTCATTTTCAGATTGTATGTGCTAACAACTCAATGATCCGTTAGAAAACCAAATCTGAAACTTTACTTCTCTTGTcttcactttttttcttcttgtttattACTTATTCTCTTTTTTGCTTTCTGGCATCTTTGCAGAAGCAAATCCACTAACCaaaaccatagacctatattaaatataggtccctgccaaAACTAAGTGTTCATTTTTTCAGCATTACTACTTGCCAACTCTATTCTGTTCATCCATTTCAAAGATTGATCAAAGATTTAGGTCCAATGAACAtttcattttgtcagtgatcaaatgtttttaaaaaaaaaaaccacccagtATTGGCTTTTGATTTGTGATTATTGATTTATGTGTTTATTCTGTTGTTATTGCCAAGGCTGAGATTTTTGCGCTACGACTCTGGCCAGTACTTCAAACCTCACTATGATGGAGAGTACAGACGTGAAAACGGAGAGAGAAGTTACATCACTCTTCAGCTGTATCTTAATGAGGTGAGTTAATTGTATCTTAATGAGGTGAGTTAATTTGGCTGTGTATGTTATGTGTCATTCCATAAccactttctttgtttttggaacAAGACACATAAAATTAACTATGgtctattccttatcatttgTATGTTGTAGTTGTATGGTGTTGGACATTGAAAATTTGCTCGCAATAAAGAAATTTGTTGAATGAAGCTTATGCTTCAAACCTTGACTTTCAACTCTATTCAGCAAACTATTGGATAAAATAACGTCATATTGAGTCTGCAACATCAGGGGTGAGTTTAGGCGCTCGCCCGCTCGCCCGCGGCGActtcaaatcgcgtcgggcgagttcgaaattcctctgaaatcgcccgcccggcgggttcaaattttgctgaagtacaaagtcgttaggcaacgtagtcaatcggaacggccggcgaacaaatatctctgcgggcgatctcaaaatctgtcacttctctactgcccactcatccccccccccttcccccactttgaggactcaggactaccatTAATCAATGTCAGACACGcattggctagacagctacccccctccgcctcactggaccgtgtcatcacccctccagtgccacgagccgctggcgattgcatcagcagtcaaaatagttaAACCCCCCCTCCGtcccccctctttgcgctattcacttcaccccctctctgatcttatcctgcgctcaccaatccttcagagactttcacatgttgtaaaacagtttcctctcagataaaaactcggtcattgaccccgagtaagaaggtcagtgtctcgacaggcagctgtgttcagattgcaagtaacggtcattgacccaggtctcaaggccaaccagcttttacaatgcatctgcctttgatctgaccgcctatccagagcaaacatattccccctagccctctgtatttttcctttgatgtgcctgctatgtaccactgatccagtttctgggaaatgtatataattatgtcattgactgcagggataCTCATTGAGACCGTTTTCCCaaatatgttaacaccagctttgctgaccaacttagtacaagtagtgacagtactactgctgtcaattatttcccttcaactaaggaagtaaaaaaaaccacccagatCCACGATatgtgataaagaagaaaagacagaccttcaacaataggacaagggatgcaactctgctgaatcaaaagcataaagatcacctgtgaacaattctaggatcaggaaatctgaacatctgtttgttttcattaggaaatagaaatgaaatgtaatgcttttgattatttatgacttaagctgtggtaaatttggctggtatgcaacttttacagtaatattaataacacagacataaagaaaaagaaacaaaacaagaaagcaacttagaaaatgttttgtttgtagtcagctttttatacttggttttatacaacaaaaaacataatttaaattaaaaaaaaaatgctgatttactcttttgtagtgtgtgtttatgtggtaagtaaagttccatagtaaattactttgtaaattgtgtggtaggggtacataaagggggtaacttttagtgaggtttagtgtgtgattgtgtgacagggtgtgaatgtggttttgatttcttgtttctttgtggcggcttttattttaaattctttattaaaacaaggttaattatcattatattaaaacatagcattttagtcatcaagttttctgtgtgtttgtggtagttattagtagtgcaaatccacatgtatgcattataagtatgaatgtacgtcttttgtgtatgtggttagcaagcgacgagccgctggggcggttgtaagaaatcccggcaagttgggggccggttgggatttgggggggccggttcaatttttgacttaccggcccccctggccggtagcaaaaaaagttaaggtacacccctgcAACATGCAAATGGTGTCATATTGAAATGGGAGAGATTATAGCGTCACCTTGCAATTTTTGTTGCAAGCATGGTAAAAATTATCTTCTGGTCTCTGTCAGTCtatttgtttctctgtctgtctgtctgtctgtctgtctgtctgtctgtctgtctgtctgtctctctgtctctgtctctctctctctctctctcagtgtgtgtgtgtctctctccttctctcgctTTGTCTCGGTTGAGTGAATGGTTAATTACgcctcagcgttcttgtttatgtttttttaatttgtatttactTTTTGTATGTGTTCAAAGTCTGTCAATCAAGTATGCTTTTTTTGGAAAGTGTTTTTTCAAGCAGGAATAATAAACAAGTGAGACGTTGAAAACTAAAATAACGCCTCTGTGTGTTGCAGGGTTTCAAAGGAGGAAGTACAACATTTTTGTCACGGTGTGAAACAGAGAGGGTTGAAGTCGTTCCCAAAATAGGTAAGAAAAGAGTACACTATGAGTGCCTGTTGCAGAATGGGAGTTTcacatgtgtgtttatgtgaatATGTATTTATGGTGAAGATTAGAATGCGTGTATTTATGCGTGTAAACCAGTCACATATTGTGCATCTGTTGTAGTGATAAAACGATCATATCTTGTTTCTAAGCacactctttgtgtgtgtttgtgtatatatttACAGCAGTAGACACGCACTGATATATATGTGCATgggtgcacacatacatacacacacacacacacacacacacacacatatataagcACATGggtgtgtacacacacaaacacacacaatgtacatctatgtcagtatgtgcattGAATGTCATTCAATTCCTGCCGTGCTTTGAGAAATAAAGAGCAATTAACTGATCAGCGTGACTATTCTTTCAGGTTCTGTGTTGATCTTTCAACATGACATCTACCACGAAGGATCGGAACTGAAAAAGGGACGCAAATATGCCATGCGCACGGACGTCATGTACCAGCGAAAGCAGCCGTTAGGCATTAAGTAATGACATGCTCGAAGTGCTAACAAATGACAGGCATGAACATTTACACTGCTTTGCAAGGACGCTTTCAGGGATTGATGCTGCTTATTACAAAGGCAGATTACGAGACACAAAAGAAGCAGCATTCAGGGAAcaactaccgtactttccgggtgacaaggcgcttcgttatacaagacgcacccccttctttttaaaaaaaattgtaatccagtcacccattggacgcagggggccgatagggcgcaccaaaatgacccagtttttgccatgagaggtggtttccctgtcatatctgagagaggaaacacttcctgcaccggggtcagtgaccggtcagtgaccgactttaactgagtgaaaatatgtgtgctctgtgtgtgcggccagatcaaaggcattgtgatagctgggtggccttgtttatagacacgaccttcttcccaggggtcaatgacccagtttttgccatgagaggtggttcccctgtcatatctgagaggaaacacttcctgcaccggggtcagtgaccggtcagtgaccgagtttaacagagtggaaatctgtgtgtgcggccagatcaaaggcagggcagtacctagtagctgaaacatgcattatcacaagttg from Littorina saxatilis isolate snail1 linkage group LG7, US_GU_Lsax_2.0, whole genome shotgun sequence carries:
- the LOC138971214 gene encoding uncharacterized protein, whose translation is MATLEIEREDVKLPQDQAKRLAFVLYNVLTPEECQKYIKDTEKKGYEKALVNTGFGRQQLMTDVRNSDRCIIDSIEEADKLWQRVKPFVPAEWNGHQVAGLNERLRFLRYDSGQYFKPHYDGEYRRENGERSYITLQLYLNEGFKGGSTTFLSRCETERVEVVPKIGSVLIFQHDIYHEGSELKKGRKYAMRTDVMYQRKQPLGIK